The sequence AGGGGTAAGGTTGACAGCACTTACTACATCTGCAGAATTTAATTGGGTTCACAAGGTTTATGAAAATCTGTGTAACTCTTGCGGCTTATGTATAAATATGTGTCCTGCAGGAGCATTAACGGAAAAGGGATATGACCCTGAAAGGTGCTGGCAATTTCTGTATAAACTTCAGAAAACATGGGGTTATGCTGGTTGTGGTAACTGTATGCTGGCCTGTGGAAGGAAGAGAAACAATAGTTAATATCTTTAAGAAAAAACGAAATCTTTTAACAGGTTAAACAGCTGTATGTTATAATAAAGACAAGTGCATCTGCAGTTATGTACTTGTTTTTTTGTAGGGGGGAGTGATACCGTGGATAGAGATTACGGGGTAAAAATTAAAGATATTATGCTTCTTAAGCCCTTTCAACGGGCAAGGATTATTGCTGGTGGGGATAATGGCTTAGAAAGAGTTGTTAGAAGCATTAATGTATTAGAGGTACCGGATATTGCAGATTGGAAGATAAAAAATGAATTGCTCCTCTCCCAGGGCTTTTCATTAAAACATGAAAAAGATAGAGAAAAGATACTTAAAATCATTGTAGAGAAAGGTGCTTCAGGCCTATGCGTGAAACCTAAAAGGTATCTTGAAAAAGTTCCGGATGATATGGTTGAATTAGCGAATAAACTAGAATTTCCTTTAATTGAACTGCCTTTTGAACTGACATTTTCCGAAATAATAGCTTCTGTGATGAACATGATCAATAGCAAACAAACTATGATCCTGGAGCAGAGTGCAAAAACCCATAAAGAACTAATGAATATTGTTCTAAAGGGTGGGGATATTGAACATATTTGCAGTAAAATATCGGATTCAATAAATAATACCGTAGTAATAGAAGACAAATACGGAAAGCCTTTGGCTTATTCCATTAAAGTTAAATCGGGGAGTGAAAAAGACGCCGTTGAACATTTGTTAATGAAAAAATATTTGCAAAATTCACAAAAGATTGACGCTGCCTTCAGTAATAATATAGGAATAAATAAGGATTATAAAGAAGTTAAAATTCCGATAATAACGGAACTGAAGTTTTTTGGATATATATGTGTATTGGAAACGGTAAGACCGCTTATGAGCTTCGACATTATAGCTGTTGAAAATGCAACAACGGTCATTGCCCTGGCAATAATGAAAAAAAAGGCTATAGAAGAAATTGAAAAGAGGCATTTAAATGAATTTATCGACTTAGTTATTTCTAAAAACGTGGAAAATGACCAGGAGATAATACAACAGGGGGAGTATTACGGTATTGACCTTGAAAAAAAGCATAATATAATTTTAATTCACTGTAATGACAATGACTCGCATGAGAAAGAAAGTATATCTGTTTTAGAAAAAAACGAAAATACCCAGCGGGTGCGTAATAAACTTTATGATATAATAAAATTTACCCTTTCCATGGAAGGATATAAAGGCATAGTCGGAACTAAAGCGGGAGACATCGTAGTCCTGCTTGAATCGGATGAATATGAAGATTATAACCTCTTGAAAAAGGAATTGGACAAACTCGCGCACAAAATCCTCTTAAAAGCACAAAAAGAGTTAAAAAATGATAATATAATAGCTTCAATAAGCAGGCGCTACAAGGGAATATATATATCCGAAGGTTACAAAGAGGCAAAAAAGGCTTTACTGATAACCCAAAATAATAATTTATCTAAAGGAAGCAGGGTTGTCCATTTTGGGGAACTGGGGATTTTCAGACTTTTGCACTATGTTCCCAAAAAGGATTTAGACGATTTTTTAAAAGAATATCTTCAACCCCTTATTCAGTACGATGAAAAAAACGACTGTCATCTTATTAAAACCCTTGAAGCATATTTTATGTTTAACGGCAATATAAAAGATACGGCCAAGTATTTGTATGTTCATTACAATACGATCGTATACAGATTACAGAAAATCAAAGAGATTGTCGGACATAATTTTGAAGAATGGAATGAAAGGTTGAATATGCAGTTGGCATTGAAACTAATGAAGCTCCAAAATGAGCAGTAACTATTTTACAATATTATTCCTTTTCCTTTAATACCTCCTTTGATACCTACAGAGTATACGGCCGAATACAATCCGCCGGCTGATCGGTTCGACAGTTCTAGTCTAGGGACCATTATAATAAATGGTAATACGATTATTTTCCGATCCGGTGTTTTAAGCCTGGATCTTTTTTATTCCGCATAATTAAATCAAATGTGCTGTTCTTTTTAATTCCCCCTTCCCAAAAAATATAAAATATTGTATACTTTATTCATAAAATAATACAAAAATAAGTTTTATGTGCTATTCTATTTAAACAGTTATGCTTTATTTAGGGGGTTTTTTTATATGTTTGACAAAAATATCAAAGCTAGAAGAATCTGTTCTAATCCTTCTGCTGAAGAATTGCGCGAGTTTGCTAAATTTGAAGAAAGGAAGACAAAATATGGTAGTGCCTGTTATATTACAAAGGTCCGATCGAGGAGTGCAAAGAATACGTACATAATAAAGGACAGAGAACTGCATCTCGGTGTTGGGCAGCAGTCCATAGAGGTTTCTGAAGCTGTAGAAATCATTGGCCAGGTCAGAAACTATCTCAAAGGGAAAGAAGTTATTTCAATGGATAAGGTTTTAGGAAAACACCCGGAAAGCAGGTTCAGCTGCCGCCTTTACATTACAAAAGAATCAGCCCGAATACCATATATGTGGGATGCTACCCTTTTTCCCGCTGAACTTAATAACATTGAACCTGACCTGGTAACGGTATATGTTCCCGAATGGCCTGAACGAAAAATACTCGTTCACCCTGTAGAAGGGATAACGTATATCCTAGGGACCGATTATTTCGGTGAATGCAAAAAATCGTTTCTAAGGATGGCAATGTACAGGATGAAATCAAAAGGATGTCTGGGTCTTCACGCCGGAAGTAAGGTAATAAAAATAAAGGATCGTATGGGCAATCTGCGGGAAGTAGGATTCATAATGTTCGGATTAAGCGGAACGGGAAAGACGACCCTTACCATACATGACCACGACCTTAAGGGTGAAGAAGGGATAATAATACGTCAGGATGATGTTGTTTTTTTAAATGACAAAGGATACTGTTATGGAACTGAAAACGGTTTTTTCTTTAAAACAGAAGGCCTTGAACCTTCACAGAAGGTTTTATATCAAGCTGCTACCCGGGAAGACTGCATTTTAGAAAATGTATGGGTCGATGACAGTGGAGAAGTGGATTTTTCAAATTTGACCCTCACATCCAACGGGAGGGGTGTTGTTTCTAGAGAAAAAGTAATATATACTGATGATGAAGTAGATTTAAAAAAAGCAGATAAAAAAATATTTATAACCCGCAGAAATGACATAGTGCCCCCTGTTGCGAAGCTCAACCCCCAGCAGGCCGCCGCCTTCTTTGTTTTAGGAGAATCTATCGAAACATCGGCAGGAGACCCGACACGGGCAGGTCAGTCAAAACGTGAAGTGGGAACAAATCCTTTTATAATCGGGCCTGAAGCCGATGAAGGAAACAGGTTCCTTGAGATTCTAAAAAAGAACCCTGATATAGAGTGCTTCCTTTTAAATACCGGCAGTGTGGGAGCTAAGGGGGATTTTAAAGGAGAGAAGATAACAATTAAAGTTACAACCGAAATTATGAAACAAATAGCAAAAGGAGCCATAGACTGGAAGGTTGATCCCTGCTGGGGTTATCAGGTCCCCGCCAAAGTTGAGGGATTGAATATTGCACAATATAACCCTGAAAGATTTTACACCGGTGAAGAATATGAGAAAATGATAGAAAACCTGCGGAAGGAGCGCAGGGAATGGTTAGCCCGATTCCCGGGGTTATATAATGAAATCCTGGATGCTATTTGAGATTCGACCATAAAAACAGGTGATTAAAATCACCTGTTTTTATATTTTCTATTTAAATAAATACGCGGTATCTGCCTGTAAAATTTAAAAAATTAACCTTCATTATAAATGCTGCCGCTATCCACAGCAGATTTTGCATAAACCTGATAAAATAGGGGAAAATAAAAATCAGCAAAAGCCCGGAGGTTTCAAAATGGAATTACTGGATTTTTTAAAAGATTACTTACAGATGGCGGACCCAAGGGCCCTTGTAATAGGGGCTTCGGCTGTGGGAGCAGGAATTGCAATGATAACGGGTATCGGCCCTGCTATAGGCCAGGGTTATGCTGCAGGAAAGGGGACCGAATCCGTAGGGATAAATCCGAAAACAGGCGATTCCTCAAGGTTCGTCATGATTTTAGGTGGGGCCGTAGCTGAAACATCAGGGATCCTTTCTCTGGTTATCGCATTGATTCTGCTGTTTGCTAATCCCCTGGTAGGATTAAGGGGAATGTATAATGTTATGGCTGCTTCAGCCGTAGCTGCAGGCATTGCGATGCTTACCGGTATAGGGGCAGGAATCGGCCAGGGATATGCTGCCGGCCAGGCCGTGGAAACAATTGCCCGCCGGCCGAAACTGCAGGGCCAAATCTTAAGGGTTATGTTTTTGGGTCAGGCCATAGCTCAGACAACGGGGATTTTTGCGCTGATGGTGGCATTAATACTCCTCTTTGCAAACCCCCTGTTAAGGTTGTAAAAAGCATAGATGCGGAGCTAACGGTAAGCGGTGGAGTATTATTTAGGAGGGATTAGGATTGAATGACAGTTTGATAGCAGGGAAGGCACTGATACTGGCAGCCTCAGCAATAGGTGCAGGGCTGGCCATGATTGGAGGGATTGGTCCGGGAATCGGTCAGGGTTTTGCGGCGGGGAAGGGAGCTGAAGCGGTAGGACGCCAGCCGGAGGCCCAGGGTGATATTATCAGGACTATGCTTTTAGGGGCAGCGGTAGCCGAAACTACGGGGATTTACGCTCTAATTATTGCCCTTATCCTCCTTTTTGCTAATCCTCTGGTAGGGCTCCTGAAGTAGGGAAGGTGTCGGGGATGATTAATAAGTATACCTATATCTTTCAGATAGTAAATTTTATCGTCCTGTATCTCCTTCTCAGGCGTTTTTTATTTACTCCTATAACCCGTTTCATGGAAGACAGGGCCAGAAAAATTCAGGAAGAAAAGGAACGTGCTGAAGCAGAAAGAAAAAATGCCGGTAAAATCAGGAAGGAATATGAAGAGAAGATTAAAAGCATTGACCGGCAAGCTGAAATAAGATTTAAAGAAGCAGTAAGGGAAGGGGAAAAGCAGGGAAGGGAAATAATATCGGCAGCTAAAGCCAGGGCCCGAAGCATAATAAATGATGGTTACAGGGAACTGGAACGGGAAAGGGAAAAAGCTCTAAGGGAAATGAAACATCAGATGGTTTCCCTATCGGTGGCAGCAGCTTCACGTATTATAGAAAGAGAACTGGACGAAAAAAAGCACAGGGCCCTGGTAGATGATTTTATATCAAAGGCAGGTAACCCGAAATGAAGGATGCGGTTGCAGCCAGGTATGCTGAGGCCCTGTTTAATGTGGCCCGGGAACAAAACAAAGTACAAAAATTCAGAGAAGAGTACTCCTTTGCGGTGAATGTTCTTAATTTTAAACCCCAATTAAAGATAATACTGACCCATCCGCTAATTCATGCTGATGAGAAAAGGTCCATCCTCAAGGGGATATTTTCAGGGAAAATCAGTTCATCCATACTGAATTTTTTATTTATCCTTGTAGATAATAAGAGGTTGGAATTTCTGGAGAGGATAAATGACCATTTTCAGGAAATGTCTGGTAAGGCACTGGGTATGAAAAAGGCTGTTATCGTATCCGCAGTTTCCCTCACCCTTGAGGAAAAAAGAAAAATCAAAGCAGCTTTTGAAAAGAAACTTGGCATACGGCTAAAACCCCGGTACATCGTCGAGAACGGAATCCTGGGAGGAGTCATAGTCAGGATTGAAGATAAGGTTTATGACGGCAGCATAAAACACCAGCTCAATAGGATAGAACAGAAACTAATCAATGTATTAGAGGTTCAGCGAACTCGCTTCACTCGATGATTCAGTGGGGGTATCTGCACTCCCCCACTAGTAGAATCATCATTAAATTTAAAACAGAATTATGGAAGCAGGTCAGGGGTGTTTTGTAGTGGGTTTACGGGTAGAAGAGCTCAGTTCCTTTCTCGAAGAACAGATAAAAAAATATGAAAAATCAATCGATACCTTTGATACCGGAAGGGTCGTAACGGTAGGAGACGGGATAGCGAGAATTCACGGGCTTATGAAGGCAATGTCAGGGGAACTTCTTGAGTTTCCCGGTGGAATCTACGGTATGGCTCTTAACCTGGAGGAAAACAGTATAGGCTGTGTAATGCTGGGGCCTGACAGCGAGATTAAGGAAGGGGATGAGGTCAAGAGTACGGGAAGGATTGTTGAAGTTCCTGTTGGAGAGGAACTTCTCGGGAGGGTGGTGAATGCCCTGGGCCAGCCTATCGATGGTAGAGGGCCTTTAAATGCCCGCAAATTCAGGCCGGTAGAAGCACCGGCCCCGGGTATTATTCAGCGCAAACCGGTAGATACCCCCCTGCAAACTGGAATTAAAGCCATAGATTCTATGATTCCTATAGGGAGGGGGCAGCGAGAGCTGTTAATAGGAGACCGTCAGACGGGAAAGACTGCAGTAGCAGTGGATGCTATAATAAATCAAAAAAATGAGAATGTTATCTGCATATATGTGGCAATAGGTCAGAAGGCATCAAGTGTAGCCCGTCTCGTTGAGACCCTTAAAAAATACGGAGCCATGGAATACACTACAGTTGTGGCGGCCAATGCCGGGGAGCTGGCAGCCCTCCAGTATATTGCTCCTTATGCCGGCTGTGCTATGGGAGAGGAATTTATGTATAATTCCAGGGATGTTCTAATAGTATATGATGACCTGTCAAAACATGCCATTGCTTACAGGGCCATTTCCCTGCTTCTCAGGAGACCGCCGGGCCGGGAAGCCTTTCCGGGGGACGTATTTTACCTCCATTCCCGACTCCTAGAACGTTCTGCCCGCCTGAATGAGGAACTGGGGGGTGGCTCAATGACTGCATTACCCATTGTAGAAACCCTGGCAGGGGATGTTTCGGCCTATATACCAACGAATGTCATTTCTATAACAGACGGTCAGATATATTTCGAAACTGAACTTTTTTTCTCCGGCATAAGGCCGGCTATAAATGCAGGCCTTTCGGTTTCCCGGGTAGGGGGGGCTGCCCAGATTAAGGCCATGAAGGAAGTGGCAGGACGCTTGAGGCTGGAACTGGCCCAGTACCGGGAACTCTCTGCCTTTGCCCGTTTTGGTTCAGACCTTGATAAGGAGACCAGAGAGCGCCTTTCAAGGGGTGAGAGAATCATAGAGGTCCTCAAGCAGGGCCAGTTCGAGCCTATGCCCGTAGAAAATCAGGTGATTATCATATATGCCCTTATAAACGGATATTTAGAAGATATCCCGATAGAGGATCTAAAGAGGTTTGAGAAAGAATTCCTCGGGTATATGTCTTCAAAACATCCCGAAATAGGCAAAAGCATAAAAGAGACCGGAGAACTAAAGGATGGTATAAAGCAGAGGCTGGGAAAGGCCATTACGGATTTTAAGAAGGGATTTAAAACCAAAACTTCAGGCAATTAATAATACAGATATATATAAGGTGATGATATGACCGGATTGAAGGAGATAAGACGCAGGATAAGGAGCATAAAAAAGATCCAGAAAATTACAACGGCTATGTATATGGTAGCAGCTTCCGGACTCAGGAAGGCCAGGGAAAGGGCCGAAAATTTCAGGCCCTATTTTGAAAACATAAGGGTGCTGGTTTCAAAAACCGGAGAGAATCAAATCCTTTCAAGGAACCCGATCTTTCAGGAAAAAGCAATAAAGAAGGGATTGTATATTGTTATAACCGGGGATCAGGGCCTTGCAGGGGGATATAATATTAATGTTATTAAAGAAGCCCTTGAACACATGCCGTATGGAGAACGGTTTTTTATAGCGGTTGGGAAAAAAGGGAGCATATTTTTAAGGAACAGGGGCTATACGCTGCTGGAGGAGCTCAATAATAATGGACGGGAAGACGAAGTATCGAAACATATAGGTAAAAAAGTACTGCAGCTTTACAGCAGCGGTGAAATGGATGCCGTTTATCTAGCTTACACGGAATTTGTAACCACATTAAAACAGGAACCGAAGGTTATAAGGCTTTTACCCGTTGACATTAAGGAATTTATGAAAAATGACGGCAGTGAAGGAGAACAGGAAGGTTACTTGTTTGAACCTTCTCCTGATGAGGTTTTAAAGGGCCTGATACCCCTCTACTTATCTTCACAGATATACGGGGCCCTTTTAGAATCAAAGGCCAGTGAACTGGCGTCGAGGATGACGGCCATGGACAGTGCAACGGACAATGCCCGAAATCTAATTGACAGCCTGACCCTATCATATAACCGCATCAGGCAGGGGGCCATAACCGGCGAAATATCCGAAATCGTTGGCGGAGCAGAAGCATTAAAGGAGGGAGATTCCCGTTGAAAAGGTTTATCGGCGAGATTACCCAGATAATTGGGCCTGTTATAGATATTCGGTTTAAAGGGAGAGAGCTTCCCGAACTTTATACTGCTGTAGAAGTCTATGACGAAGATTTAGGCCGTGAGCCCGAGGGGCCCGAAAACAATAGAAAGGGGAAACCGGTAAGGGTAGTAGGGGAAATAATGCATCATCTCGGTGATGAAACGGTAAGGTGTGTTGCCATGGCCTCAACCGACGGCCTGGTAAGGGGGATGAAGGCGGTAGCCACGAATGAGCCTATCAGGGTGCCTGTAGGGGAAAATACCCTGGGCAGGGTATTTAATGTCCTGGGGGAACCTATTGATGATACGGAAGGAATAGAAGTTTCCCAGTACTGGCCTATCCACAGGAAGGCTCCTCCCTTTGAAGAACAAGAAACGACTACAGAGGTTTTTGAAACAGGGATAAAAGTGGTGGACCTTCTGGCTCCTTACCCCCGAGGGGGTAAGATAGGTCTTTTTGGGGGGGCAGGGGTAGGTAAAACCGTCCTTATAATGGAACTCATTAGGAATATCGCTACCGAACACGGCGGTTTTTCCGTTTTTACCGGTGTGGGGGAGAGAAGCCGGGAAGGCAATGACCTGTGGCTTGAAATGAAAAATTCAGGGGTGTTGGAGAAAACCGTTCTGGTTTTCGGGCAGATGAACGAACCTCCCGGGGCAAGGATGAGGGTAGCCCTTACGGGATTGACTATGGCAGAATATTTCAGGGATGTTGAAGGCCAGGATGTGCTTTTATTCATCGATAATATTTTCCGGTTCATACAGGCCGGATCTGAGGTTTCGGCCCTCCTGGGCCGAATGCCTTCAGCTGTCGGATATCAGCCTACCCTTGCCATAGATGTGGGGATGCTCCAGGAACGGATTACCTCCACTAAAAAGGGATCAATAACTTCCGTGCAGGCAGTATACGTACCGGCCGATGACCTCACGGACCCGGCACCGGCTACTACCTTTGCCCACCTGGATGCTACTACCGTCCTTTCACGGGAGATAGCAGCAATGGGGCTTTATCCCTCTGTTGATCCCCTAGATTCAAGTTCCCGAATCCTGGATCCCATGATTGTGGGAGAAGAACATTACAGTGTGGCAAGGGGAGTTCAGGAGGTCCTGCAGAGGTACAGGGAGCTTAAGGATATCATTGCTATCCTGGGTATGGATGAGCTCTCTGAAGAGGATAAGCTCCTGGTTTCAAGGGCAAGAAAGATTCAGAGGTTCCTTACCCAGCCTTTTTTCGTAGCCGAAGCTTTTACGGGAATCCCCGGGGTATATGTACCTGTAAAAGAGACCGTCAGAGGGTTTAAAGAAATCCTGGAAGGTAAGCATGACCATCTTCCTGAATCGGCCTTTTATATGGCGGGAAGTATAGATGAAGTAATAAAAAGACAGGATCAGAATTTCGGGTGACATCCTCACTTCAAAGAATTTAGGATTCCAAATACCCGTTGCTTGTGATCAGAAGTATTCAGGAGGATTTTTCAAAAATGAATCATTTTAGAATCTAAGGAGGGTCTTTTTTGGGAAAGTTTAATCTTGAAGTTATTACCCCTGAGGGCAGGATATTTGAGGGGAACGTAGATGTTGTATCAATAAAGGGAATAGAAGGACGGATGAATATCTTAAAGGACCATACACCCTTAATTTCAGAACTATC is a genomic window of Koleobacter methoxysyntrophicus containing:
- a CDS encoding PucR family transcriptional regulator, whose translation is MDRDYGVKIKDIMLLKPFQRARIIAGGDNGLERVVRSINVLEVPDIADWKIKNELLLSQGFSLKHEKDREKILKIIVEKGASGLCVKPKRYLEKVPDDMVELANKLEFPLIELPFELTFSEIIASVMNMINSKQTMILEQSAKTHKELMNIVLKGGDIEHICSKISDSINNTVVIEDKYGKPLAYSIKVKSGSEKDAVEHLLMKKYLQNSQKIDAAFSNNIGINKDYKEVKIPIITELKFFGYICVLETVRPLMSFDIIAVENATTVIALAIMKKKAIEEIEKRHLNEFIDLVISKNVENDQEIIQQGEYYGIDLEKKHNIILIHCNDNDSHEKESISVLEKNENTQRVRNKLYDIIKFTLSMEGYKGIVGTKAGDIVVLLESDEYEDYNLLKKELDKLAHKILLKAQKELKNDNIIASISRRYKGIYISEGYKEAKKALLITQNNNLSKGSRVVHFGELGIFRLLHYVPKKDLDDFLKEYLQPLIQYDEKNDCHLIKTLEAYFMFNGNIKDTAKYLYVHYNTIVYRLQKIKEIVGHNFEEWNERLNMQLALKLMKLQNEQ
- a CDS encoding phosphoenolpyruvate carboxykinase (ATP), which produces MFDKNIKARRICSNPSAEELREFAKFEERKTKYGSACYITKVRSRSAKNTYIIKDRELHLGVGQQSIEVSEAVEIIGQVRNYLKGKEVISMDKVLGKHPESRFSCRLYITKESARIPYMWDATLFPAELNNIEPDLVTVYVPEWPERKILVHPVEGITYILGTDYFGECKKSFLRMAMYRMKSKGCLGLHAGSKVIKIKDRMGNLREVGFIMFGLSGTGKTTLTIHDHDLKGEEGIIIRQDDVVFLNDKGYCYGTENGFFFKTEGLEPSQKVLYQAATREDCILENVWVDDSGEVDFSNLTLTSNGRGVVSREKVIYTDDEVDLKKADKKIFITRRNDIVPPVAKLNPQQAAAFFVLGESIETSAGDPTRAGQSKREVGTNPFIIGPEADEGNRFLEILKKNPDIECFLLNTGSVGAKGDFKGEKITIKVTTEIMKQIAKGAIDWKVDPCWGYQVPAKVEGLNIAQYNPERFYTGEEYEKMIENLRKERREWLARFPGLYNEILDAI
- the atpE gene encoding ATP synthase F0 subunit C, whose protein sequence is MELLDFLKDYLQMADPRALVIGASAVGAGIAMITGIGPAIGQGYAAGKGTESVGINPKTGDSSRFVMILGGAVAETSGILSLVIALILLFANPLVGLRGMYNVMAASAVAAGIAMLTGIGAGIGQGYAAGQAVETIARRPKLQGQILRVMFLGQAIAQTTGIFALMVALILLFANPLLRL
- the atpE gene encoding ATP synthase F0 subunit C; amino-acid sequence: MIAGKALILAASAIGAGLAMIGGIGPGIGQGFAAGKGAEAVGRQPEAQGDIIRTMLLGAAVAETTGIYALIIALILLFANPLVGLLK
- the atpF gene encoding F0F1 ATP synthase subunit B yields the protein MINKYTYIFQIVNFIVLYLLLRRFLFTPITRFMEDRARKIQEEKERAEAERKNAGKIRKEYEEKIKSIDRQAEIRFKEAVREGEKQGREIISAAKARARSIINDGYRELEREREKALREMKHQMVSLSVAAASRIIERELDEKKHRALVDDFISKAGNPK
- a CDS encoding ATP synthase F1 subunit delta, with translation MKDAVAARYAEALFNVAREQNKVQKFREEYSFAVNVLNFKPQLKIILTHPLIHADEKRSILKGIFSGKISSSILNFLFILVDNKRLEFLERINDHFQEMSGKALGMKKAVIVSAVSLTLEEKRKIKAAFEKKLGIRLKPRYIVENGILGGVIVRIEDKVYDGSIKHQLNRIEQKLINVLEVQRTRFTR
- the atpA gene encoding F0F1 ATP synthase subunit alpha, with the protein product MGLRVEELSSFLEEQIKKYEKSIDTFDTGRVVTVGDGIARIHGLMKAMSGELLEFPGGIYGMALNLEENSIGCVMLGPDSEIKEGDEVKSTGRIVEVPVGEELLGRVVNALGQPIDGRGPLNARKFRPVEAPAPGIIQRKPVDTPLQTGIKAIDSMIPIGRGQRELLIGDRQTGKTAVAVDAIINQKNENVICIYVAIGQKASSVARLVETLKKYGAMEYTTVVAANAGELAALQYIAPYAGCAMGEEFMYNSRDVLIVYDDLSKHAIAYRAISLLLRRPPGREAFPGDVFYLHSRLLERSARLNEELGGGSMTALPIVETLAGDVSAYIPTNVISITDGQIYFETELFFSGIRPAINAGLSVSRVGGAAQIKAMKEVAGRLRLELAQYRELSAFARFGSDLDKETRERLSRGERIIEVLKQGQFEPMPVENQVIIIYALINGYLEDIPIEDLKRFEKEFLGYMSSKHPEIGKSIKETGELKDGIKQRLGKAITDFKKGFKTKTSGN
- the atpG gene encoding ATP synthase F1 subunit gamma, whose amino-acid sequence is MTGLKEIRRRIRSIKKIQKITTAMYMVAASGLRKARERAENFRPYFENIRVLVSKTGENQILSRNPIFQEKAIKKGLYIVITGDQGLAGGYNINVIKEALEHMPYGERFFIAVGKKGSIFLRNRGYTLLEELNNNGREDEVSKHIGKKVLQLYSSGEMDAVYLAYTEFVTTLKQEPKVIRLLPVDIKEFMKNDGSEGEQEGYLFEPSPDEVLKGLIPLYLSSQIYGALLESKASELASRMTAMDSATDNARNLIDSLTLSYNRIRQGAITGEISEIVGGAEALKEGDSR
- the atpD gene encoding F0F1 ATP synthase subunit beta, with the translated sequence MKRFIGEITQIIGPVIDIRFKGRELPELYTAVEVYDEDLGREPEGPENNRKGKPVRVVGEIMHHLGDETVRCVAMASTDGLVRGMKAVATNEPIRVPVGENTLGRVFNVLGEPIDDTEGIEVSQYWPIHRKAPPFEEQETTTEVFETGIKVVDLLAPYPRGGKIGLFGGAGVGKTVLIMELIRNIATEHGGFSVFTGVGERSREGNDLWLEMKNSGVLEKTVLVFGQMNEPPGARMRVALTGLTMAEYFRDVEGQDVLLFIDNIFRFIQAGSEVSALLGRMPSAVGYQPTLAIDVGMLQERITSTKKGSITSVQAVYVPADDLTDPAPATTFAHLDATTVLSREIAAMGLYPSVDPLDSSSRILDPMIVGEEHYSVARGVQEVLQRYRELKDIIAILGMDELSEEDKLLVSRARKIQRFLTQPFFVAEAFTGIPGVYVPVKETVRGFKEILEGKHDHLPESAFYMAGSIDEVIKRQDQNFG
- the atpC gene encoding ATP synthase F1 subunit epsilon: MGKFNLEVITPEGRIFEGNVDVVSIKGIEGRMNILKDHTPLISELSPGAIEFKADGEMKVIDVSGGFIHVAPHKVIIIAFTIF